The Drosophila sulfurigaster albostrigata strain 15112-1811.04 unplaced genomic scaffold, ASM2355843v2 ctg107_pilon, whole genome shotgun sequence DNA segment TAGAGACTGTCGGCGTCGGGTTGACTCGATGCAAGAGTGTATGATAACGACCCTTGCATGTAAAACAGCTGTGCGAACTTGTGCACTCGGCCAGGACATGGCCTCGTGCGAAACAGTTCAAGCACAGCTTCTGTTGCTTGATATGGTTGACCCTTTCATTGACACCCATCTGAAGAAATTGAGGGCACAATAGAATCGGATGGTTCTCCCGGGAACAGAAATTGCAGGTCTGGGTCTTAATGATCACCCTACTCTTAAAAGAGTTGACCTGCCTGGAGACGGGGGCCTTCTTGGGTGAGGCTCTTGGAACCGTCGGAGCGTTCGTGCTGGATGACACCTCCGCTATCGCTTCTAGGGTGCGATGCCGCTCTAGAAGAAAAGCGTTCATGTCAACCCACGTTGGAATCTCGCTCTTGTTTTGGATTGACTGTTCCCAAAGAGAAAGGGTCAACTTGGGGAGCCTCGAAGAACACAAGAAAACCAGGatgcaatcccaattctcTATGTTGATCTTCGAGTGCTCTAAGGCTGTCAGACACCCTTGAATAGTGCTCTGCAGCTCCAGAAGAGAGGAACCCGACTCTTGCCCAATGGCgggcaaattgaacaaaattctcAGCTGACTGTTTACGAGCAACCGTTTGTTCTCGAAACGCTCAGTCAAGCTGGACCAAGCCGACTGAAACCCTTCATTTGTCAAAGGAGTCTTTGAAACAATTGAATGGGCTTCACCGCTGGTCTTGGAGTTGAGatagaaaagtttctcaacttcCGACAGTCTGGGGTTCTGGATGTAGAGGGCCGTGAATAAATCCCGGAAGGTGGGCCAGCGAGGGTAATCGCCTCCGAAAACTTCGGTGTCGCACGGAGGTAATCGACACCCTGTGGGCATGAATTGCACAGCTTGTGGTTGTACGGGTGTACGGGGGGTGAGCGCCTGGGATGCGTTGGCTATTTGCTCACCTATCTGAGCTGCACACTGCTCATAGACAGCATAGCAGTACTCGTATTTGGCCTGAACGGTAGGAAGCTCTTCTGTGGTCATCTCCTCAGACATGACGCAAGAGCAAGCATCATACTCCTTCTCGACCTTTTCCCATAAGGAACGCAACTGGTCCCTTCGGACTTGGCACGTATACAGGGATGGGCTATCAGCCGAAGGATTGTTGACTCTCGCCGCAAAGTGACTGATACGATCAGTCGCGGCGATGAATTTCGTCAACGCTGTGTCTACTTTGTTTTGTGCCatcggttttgttttgtggatCGGGACGGAAGGAATGGATGTATACTAATTTTTCTCAGAAGcgaaaaatcaagaaaatataccaaaaaaataccaaatagaaATTGGTTTTTTTGCCTGAAATCGACCCAGATAGTGAAAAGGATACGgaaagaaagttacagtcgagtgtgctcgactgtgagatacccgctacccatttgtAATAAAggcaaatactaaaaaaaatactaaaaatataccaaattgtatgtttggtatatcgatatagtacaccattcaaaatataccatagacggcacaatgtgccagattgtcggccaaagcaactaagacccctagtaagtaggcgtttttgcccatacaaaagaatttatttaataacttccacaatttttatctgattgcaaccaaattttcaatcATAACTACCACAgtaattattgcatataccaaaattcgtaactctagctttaaaattacgcttgttattcgatttttttgatttgcgggggcggaagtgggcgtggcaaaaatttgaaacaaacttgatctgcgtgcaaacataaatgctgtcgaaaaaaaattatagctctatttcttagtctctgagatccagtgtttcatacggacggacggacagacacacagacggacagacggacatggctatatcgtctcggctgttgacgctgatcaagaatatatatactttatagggtcggagatgcctccttctacctgttacatacatttcctgccggcacaaagttataatacccttctaccctatgggtagcgggtataaaaatactgaaaaaataccaaaggcaGTGCTGTGGTATTTTACACATAGATGGGTACGGATTGTAGCGGACACAGACGACGAAAGCAAAAGGACGGGGCGGGGGAAATTTcccgcaacaacaatggatgttcgtcgaaaaaaaagaaacaacaacaacaaaaaaccaatcgtacaaaaaataccagagAGCAAGACGCTGGAAAAGacaaaaatgtgtataaatgtATGGGTATTTAAACGACAATTGTTTGGATTGCTGTTGgattggaaaaacaaaaaataaaaataaattatattatttgtgtagTGAAGTATGTtatgtgtaaatattgtaaatactagatttaaatTAGCATAAGGTAACATTAAGAATTAATCgattaaatatatatcgaGTTAGAAGCCCGATCGATAGGTGTATCGGTCGAGCACGAGACGAAAGTGCGATCACTATGAACAAGAACGTGAACGAGAGAACAAGTTGTTGtgaaataaactgaaataaagaaatataagaaaatcGGACAATTATATATCAGGTGTGGGGTAAAGGCCCGAAAAAACGAGAAACTCCGTGTGATGCGATATAaagatatattaaaaaagtcAAGATCTGAGCTAGTTGCGATTTTGGAGAGCAAACACGTGCGTTTCGAGGAAGACGCTACCATTTATCAATTGCGGGCGGCTGCGAGAGTTGTTATGGCAAATATGGAGGAAGGAAAAGTGGAGAAGCTGCATCTGGAGGAGCGGGAGCTGAGCAACGGCTCGCCTGTAGAAGCGGCATTCTCAAGTCCGGATGATCACGTTGGCGTCGGTGGTGGTGAAATTGCCCCTAttgggagtgagagagacagcgaTAGTGTTCTGAAAAATGGCGGCAATGCGGCGGCGTCTGGCGGGTTCTGGAAGTTTCGAACATTGCGGTCGTGAACATGCAGCATCGTGATCAAGTGGTGGCGAACGTAGAGGCAGAAATTCAACATTTGCAACAAGTCGAGATGCTGTATGCTGTGCGTAAACGTGTCGCTGATTTGGAAAATGCGTTGAGTCAGAATAAACCAGCTCGAGGAGAAGACATCGACATGAGTGACTTGAATGCCCTAATCCAACCTTTTTCGGGGGATACTGGATACCCTGTGACGCGCTGGATCGAcgattttgtaaaaataatggATACATACTGCGTGTCGGAGAAAAAACGTTTCATTTTCGCCAAACGTTTGTTGACAGGATCGGCCAGATCATTCATGATTGAGACGGCTGCTCTCACTTGGCCGGTACTGCGAGCGGAGTTGATAGCTGTGTTCGATGTCAGGGTCACCGTGCTCGACGTCTTCAAGCAATTAGAAGCCAGAAAGAAGTCGAAGAATGAGAGCGCCctacaatattttttcgtCATGTGCGGCATTGCGCGACAAGTCGAGGTGGCAACGGAGGATATAATTCGATTCGTCGTTGAAGGCTTAGGAGACAATTCGGGAGCTGCGTCTGCAATGGCTTATTGCGAATCGTTGGAAGAGCTGCGCACAAAAATTACGATTTATGACAAAATAAAGAAGGTGCCCGTCCAGCCGTCGAAAAGAGAGGAGCAACCTAAGATGATGAAGCCTCAAGTTCGTGCCAATTATATGCAGGATCCTGAAGATATTCGCTGCTATAATTGTCGAGGAATGGGCCATTTGGCGAGGAATTGCCGACAACCTAAGAGACCGGATGGAGCCTGTTTCAAGTGTTACAGTGTGGATCACAAGTACCAGCAGTGCCCCAAGCGAAAGACGACGACTATGGTAGCAGCAGTGCAGGACGATGAGGGATCTGGCTCGGAGGAATTGGCAGCGGTCCAAGCTTTAGAAGTATGAGGATTGCTAGGTGAAAAGGGAAAATATATACGTATCGTAAGTTTGTTTGATACCGGTAGCCCCGTAAGCTTTATTCATAAGTCTTTGATTCCGAATAATGTTGTTTTAAGTTTGAAAAGATCGAAATATTATGGACTAGGAGGACATCCCATATCAGTTTGGGGCACATGGAAGTGctttgttaaattttgttcAAAAACCTATTCAATATCTTTAAATATAGTCGATGATAATATTTTGCCATTACCTGTATTATTAGGGCGAGACTCACTTAAGATCATTGAAGTTCAATTAGTTCATAAGAAAAACATTAATGCTGAGTATCATTCACccttaaattcattaaaaatcaatactAATCATTCAAACTGTGCTTCTCTTTTCACCGTAAATGCAAATACTACACATAAAATACGTAATAGTAATTATAAGTTAGATAATAATCATTCTAACCATAACATAGgcttaaataacataaattctGGAGAATCTTTGGATGTTGACGATACCGCGGACAAATTCTTGGCGTGTATAGAACCATTCAGAGACGACTCTTTTGAGATAGAAACGGAGTTTGGACTTGAAATAGTGGGAAGGTGTCAAAAACTATTCAAAGTCATTATTCTAACAACCAATACGATTATAATGTAAAACCTAGATATCGTATGTCCATCAGATTAACCGATACCACTCCGTTTTATTGTTCCCCAAGCCGTTTGTCTTActttgagagagagaaagttgCAGAAAATGTCGATGATTTGCTAAAGAAAAACGTTATACGTCCTAGTGCTTCACCCTATGCGTCAGCTTTAGTTCTTGTGAAGAAAAAGTCTGGTGAAACTCGAATGTGCGTTGACTACCGTGGTTTAAACAAACGTATCGTCAAAGATAATTTCCTTTGCCTCTTATTGAAGACTGCCTTGAATATTTGAGGggaaatgttgtttttctgtGATTGATTTCAAAAGCGGATTTCATCAAATAGAGGTCGAGGAAAAATCCGTTCCGTATACAGCGTTTGTTACCCCTCAAGGACAATACGAGTACCTGAGGATGCCTTTTGGTTTGAAGAATGGTCCTGCAGTATTTCAACGATTTATCTCGGAAACATTTTCAGACTTTATTCGAGAAAAAAGAGTAGTTATTTATATGGACGATATAGTTATTGCCACTAAGACTGTAGATGAACACTTGGAGATGTTGGCAAAACTTTTGGATCGAATTAGCGAAAATAATTTGGAGATAAACAAGAAGAAGTGTGTATTTCTTAAGAAAGAATGCGAGTTCCTAGGGTACAATGTTAGTAAATATGGGATTAAGCCGAGCGAAGCACATTTGGTAGCCTTGAGAAATTTCCCTGTGCCACAGAATGTCCATACCCTTCACTCATGTTTAGGATTCTTTTCGTATTTCAGACGTTTTGTCCTGTCGTTTGCGAGAATAGCTAGACCCTTGACTGAGTTATTAAAGAAAGGTGGTCCTTTTCCACTCAATGATGAGCAATTGAGGGcgtttgaaaatttgaaaagtgcTTTAGCTAACCCACCCGTTTTAGCGATTTTCAGTCCTGGGAGAGAAACTGAGCTTCATACCGATGCCAGTTCACATGGTTTTGGAGCTATACTATTGCAGCGGCAGGATGATGGAAGAATGCAtcctgttttgttttattccgGTAAAACTACAGCAGCAGAGTCGAGATACCATAGTTTTGAGTTGGAAACGCTTGCGATAATTAATGCGTTACGCCGTTTTAGAGTATACTTAGAGCATAGGccgtttaaaaataattacggATTGCAATTCGCTAGTGCAAACTCTTAGTAGGAAAGCTATTAATCCTAGGATAGCTAGGTGGTCCCTTGAGTTggaaaattatgattattcaATTATGCACAGACCCGGTGTTAATATGGCCCATGTGGATGCTTtaagcagacagacagaagtTGTTAAGACCCTAAAAAATAGTGAGTTTAGTGGCGACAATGACTTGTTAGAAAACTTTGAGGAAGAACGCATAGAGAACCGTAGAGAGAACCATAGAGAAAACTTAGTTGAGAACCGTAGAGACAACCTTGTGGGAATTAGTAGTGACAACCTTATAGAAAGCCTTTTAGAAATCCGTAGAGACACACCAGGGGATAGTGCGTTGTTAGATAGCATTTGTGAAGATCCTTTAGAGAGACTACGAGTTATAATGGAAGAGAACCTTAGTGAAGATTCTTTAGATAACAGTGGAGTTAATTGCGAGGATGTGAATAGGGATTACATGGACGGTGGTAAAAGGGCCTGGGGAGATGATAAAGTTGATAAATATGAGTTTCGTGAGGACGCGTTTTTGAAATCAATACCTTTAGTTGGAGTAGTGGGGGCAACACCTGAGGATGTAGACTTGATTTTACAAACGGAACAAATGAGGGATAAGGAAATAGTTCGATTGAGACAGAAACTAGAGAATGGAACCTCGCGTAGCTTTGAGTTGAGAGATGGACTAGTATGCAGAAAGAATGGAAATGATTCTTATTGTTTGTATCTACCCGTTTGCATGGAAGAGCAGATTATTAGGAAATCGCACGAAAAATTAGGACACCTAGCAACGGACAAGTGCGTTAATGATTTGAGACGGACTTATTGGTTCCCAGATATGAGAACTAAGGTGGAGCGTTTTATAAGAAATTGCCTTTCGTGTATTTTGCATTCAGTGCCTAGATCTATTCATGATAGAACATTGCACAGTATCCCGAAGCCATGTGTCCCATTTCATACACTCCATATAGACCATTTAGGCCCCCTACCGAGTTTAATTTCAAAGAGAAAGCAccttttagttgttgttgacgcCTTTACTAAGTTTGTGAAACTCTTTCCTGTAAATACAACTAGCACTAGAGAAGCGAGAGATGcgttaagtaaatattttgacttttataGCCGACCTCAAAGGATCATATCTGATCGCGGTACTTGTTTTACGTAGCTTGAGTTCACCACCTTTTGTCAAGAACGTGATATAGAACATATAAAGGTGGCCACTGAGCGCCACAGGCTAACGGCCAAGTAGAGCGGGTGAATCGGGTTTTGACACCAATGCTAGGAAAATTAGCAGAACCTTTGAGCCAGTCCGACTGGTATAAATTACTCAATAAAGctgaatttgcaattaataatgCAGTACACAGTAGCACCCAAGTAGCTCCTAGTATTCTATTGTTTGGAGTAATACAGAAGGGACCTATAGTTGATGAGCTTTCTGAATACTTAGATACTAAATTCAATGATGAACCTAGAGATATTGTGAAACTCCGTGAGCAGGCGTCTGTCAACATTCAAAATTCCCAGAAAAGAAATGAACAGTTTTATGGTAAGAGACATAGAGCTCCTAGAGAATATAACGTCGGTGACTATGTAGCCATTCGGAATGTAGATACTACAGCAGGAGTTAATAAGAAATTTGCCCCAAAGTACCGGGGGCCCTATAAGATAAACCGTGTTTTTGATCATGACAGATATGAAGTAGTTGATATTGATGACTGTCAGTTAACTCAATTGCCCTTTAGAGGCATTTTAGAGCCTGCTCGCCTTAAGCCTTGGATCACTGAGGTTAATAATACAATTGCCCTTTGTATGTAGATCGTGGTCGATCTGTAGTCAGGTCGGCCGaatgtaaatattgtaaatactagatttaaatTAGCATAAGGTAACATTAAGAATTAATCgattaaatatatatcgaGTTAGAAGCCCGATCAATAGGTGTATCGGTCGAGCACGAGACGAAAGTGCGATCACTATGAACAAGAACGTGAACGAGAGAACAAGTTGTTGtgaaataaactgaaataaagaaatataagaaaatcggacaattatatatgtaagtgtgtatatgtgtgtgtgtatgtctgtgtatgtttgaACACTGGCTGGAGTTAAGCCCATACACAGACAATTGAGTTGCTCTTAtagtacacacacagaatatatCACttggaaaaaatgaaaagggtAGGGTATTTCGAGTGCGACTACCGCTGCCCCTATTACTTCACTCGCAGAAGTACTTgcagtatgtacgtatgtatgtatgtatgtctgcacTGCGCTGTCAAACGTTTGAGCAGGCGAAGTGCACGTATGTTTGTAttcggagagagagagcaagcgcTGCTGCAAGCTGGTGCGCTTGCGAACAAGAGAGAGTGCACAAAAGTATGTGCGTGGgtgaagagagagcgagagcaagcgcGGCTACAAGACGGTGCGCTTGCGGACAAGAGAGAGCGCACAAagtctgtatgtatgtatgtatgtatgtcggcGATTATCGCgacatacaaaacataaaacggACAAGAATTAAAATACGGAATGCTGGTACACACAACTTGgactttagttattatttatgtttatatatgtatggaatatacaatatagAGTATTTGCACTCTAGTAGCTCTCTTAATAATTTACACTTTTCGTACGCGATTGGCGGAACGAAAATAGAATATGTTATTATCAATAATAGTAAATATCTTGGAGTAAAGATATTTAAGACAGCAATTGGAAAATATGGAAAACGGTCGTCCGGAAAATATGAAAGAATTTCCAAATCTTATATTTGGTCACCATACGAAAAGAATGTAGAACTCCGGACGACCGTGGGGAAAGAGAGTAAAGAAAGGAGAAAtgatttaaaacttatttgcGATATGCTTGATGGAGAAGCAAGCGATGATGAACagatccggctcgaaggaccaaatgtTGTGGTGGGCAGATAGTTCCAGATTTCCCTTTCccgaaattgaataaaaacactcgcgttttatatttacttaaatatatatttaaacgttCGGGTTATTACAAAGAAACGTAGAAAGTTGGGGTTATTGGGGGTGACCGCTATGAAACAAACGTAGATCAATACTGGAGAGGCAAAATGCCGATGGCATTTTGCAGATCTAGCGCCGAGCCCTTGCAAAGCTCGGCTCTGCGGTggagagttgtgggagagagagaaaagttgAGAGCACAGGATCTTGAGTGCTTTCTTACGCGTGAGCGCATTGCGGGTGAGCGAAAAGCATCCAGTGCTTTTTGGTCGGCGAAACGGATAGTGTGCCACTCAcctacaatgcgctcgcatcaacatttttcatttttcaaaatttttccgattttacattttttattttccaaaattttccggatttttacattttttcattttccaaaattttctgatttttacattttttcatttttcaaaattttcccgattttaaattttttcattttccaaaattttctgatttttacattttttcattttcaaaatttactgatttttacattttttcattttctaacattttgccgatttttaaatttttgcattttttaaaattttcccgattttaaatttttttttttaaattttccggatttttaatttttttattttccaaaattttcctgatttttacatttatactttccaaaattttccggatttttaaatttttcaaaattttcccgattttcaaattattcattCTCTAAAATTTAccggatttttacatttttcattttccaaaattttccggatttttacattttttcattttccaaaattttcccgattttcaaatttttcattttccaaaattttccggatttttacattttttcatttttcaaaatttactgaatttttacattttttcattttcaaacattttgccgatttttaaatttttgcatttttaaaattttcccgattttaaattttttcattttccaaaattttccgattttttatattttttcattttcaaaattttccggatttttacatttttcattttccaaaattttccggattttacattttatcatttttcaaaattttccggattttttttttttcattttccaaaattttccgatttttaaatttttcattttccaaaattttcccgattttaaatttttcattttccaaaattttccgatttttaaatttttcattttccaaaattttccggattttacattttttcattttccaaaattttccggatttttacattttttcattttccaaaattttccggattttacattttttcattttccaaaattttccggattttaaattttttcattttccaaaatttttcggattttaaatttttcattttccaaaattttcccgattttaaattttttcattttccaaaattttccggattttaaatttttttcattttccaaaattttccggattttacattttttcattttccaaaatttttccggattttacattttttcattttccaaaattttccggatttttaatttttcattttccaaaatttttccgattttaaattttttcattttccaaaatttttccgattttaaatttttttcattttccaaaatttttccgattttacatttttcattttccaaaattttccggatttttattttttttcattttccaaaattttccgattttaaattttttcattttccaaaattttccggattttaatttttttcattttccaaaattttccggatttttacatttttcattttccaaaattttccggattttacatttttttcattttccaaaaattttccggattttaaaattttttttcattttccaaaattttccggattttaaatttttcattttccaaaattttccggattttaaatttttttcatttttcaaaatttttccggattttaaatttttttcattttccaaaattttccggatttttaaattttttcattttccaaaattttccggattttacatttttcatcattttcaaaatttttccgattttacattttttttttcattttccaaaattttccggatttttatttttttcattttccaaaattttccggatttattttttcatttttccaaaattttccggattttattttttcattttccaaaattttccggatttttatattttttcattttccaaaattttccggattttttatatttttcattttccaaaattttccggattttaattttttcatttttccaaaattttccggattttattttcatttttcattttccaaaattttccggattttaattttttcattttccaaaattttccggattttatattttttcattttccaaaaattttccggattttaaatttttttattttccaaaatttttccgattttaaatttttcattttccaaaattttcctgattttccaaaattttccgattttattttttttcattttccaaaatttttcggattttaaatttttcattttccaaaattttccgattttaaatttttcattttccaaaatttttccggattttaaattttttcatttttcaaaattttccggattttaaatttttcattttccaaaattttccggat contains these protein-coding regions:
- the LOC133849847 gene encoding uncharacterized protein LOC133849847 → MQHRDQVVANVEAEIQHLQQVEMLYAVRKRVADLENALSQNKPARGEDIDMSDLNALIQPFSGDTGYPVTRWIDDFVKIMDTYCVSEKKRFIFAKRLLTGSARSFMIETAALTWPVLRAELIAVFDVRVTVLDVFKQLEARKKSKNESALQYFFVMCGIARQVEVATEDIIRFVVEGLGDNSGAASAMAYCESLEELRTKITIYDKIKKVPVQPSKREEQPKMMKPQKTLRKNA